In a single window of the Rhineura floridana isolate rRhiFlo1 chromosome 3, rRhiFlo1.hap2, whole genome shotgun sequence genome:
- the HRH1 gene encoding histamine H1 receptor, with translation MCVIDRTTNKNSTEVQPVLGLVLGSISLITVVMNILVLYAMKTEKKLQTVGNLYIISLSCADVIVGAAVMPLNIVYLLKDKWIWPRKACLFWLSVDYVASTASIFSLFILCIDRYRSVQQPLKYLKYRTKTRASIMISIAWLFSFMWVIPILGWRKFDNVNNATDDEHICETDFCKIRWFKVLTAMINFYVPSLLMLWFYAKIYKAVRRHYQHRQHINGSFRMPSERTGVHNGKVQELQQICFQGSGKYIGYVPNENNLDQNKKMEVKYPASSFVKIPKDFHRGNHEVVKLSCFPLSIAQSDIQKGTTDRYDCANKSTQNTEHPCPQELNKTSDEKTFAGQPSCRNYSDPTLEENPYTKGCFPQYTNRKDTTSLLKMTWGKVRTHSMSLNQGLHMNRDRKAAKQLGFIMAAFMLCWSPYFVFFMVMAYCDSCYNRPVHMFTIWLGYVNSTLNPFIYPLCNENFKKAFKKIFHIKT, from the coding sequence ATGTGTGTGATTGACAGAACCACAAACAAGAATTCTACAGAAGTTCAACCTGTACTAGGACTGGTCTTGGGTAGCATCTCATTGATCACAGTTGTCATGAATATTTTGGTCCTATATGCAATGAAAACAGAGAAGAAGCTGCAGACAGTTGGCAATCTTTATATTATCAGCCTTTCATGTGCAGATGTTATAGTTGGTGCAGCTGTCATGCCACTAAACATTGTGTATTTGTTGAAGGATAAGTGGATATGGCCTCGAAAAGCTTGTCTGTTTTGGCTGTCCGTGGATTATGTGGCTAGCACAGCCTCCATATTCAGTCTCTTCATACTTTGCATAGATCGTTACCGTTCTGTTCAGCAGCCTCTAAAATATCTCAAGTACCGGACCAAAACTAGAGCATCTATTATGATATCAATAGCTTGGCTGTTCTCTTTTATGTGGGTAATCCCAATTCTTGGCTGGCGTAAGTTTGATAATGTTAACAATGCAACTGATGATGAACACATATGTGAAACAGATTTTTGCAAAATCAGATGGTTTAAGGTTTTGACAGCTATGATCAACTTTTATGTCCCATCATTGCTGATGCTATGGTTCTATGCAAAAATATACAAGGCTGTCCGGAGGCATTATCAGCATAGACAGCACATAAATGGGTCTTTTAGAATGCCCTCAGAAAGAACAGGTGTGCACAATGGAAAGGTGCAAGAACTGCAACAGATTTGTTTCCAGGGTTCAGGTAAATATATTGGATATGTCCCTAATGAAAACAACCTTGATCAGAACAAAAAAATGGAGGTCAAATATCCAGCAAGCAGCTTTGTTAAAATCCCAAAGGATTTTCATAGAGGTAACCATGAAGTAGTGAAACTTAGCTGCTTTCCGCTATCCATTGCACAGAGTGACATACAAAAAGGCACTACAGACAGGTATGACTGTGCCAATAAAAGCACTCAGAATACAGAGCATCCTTgcccccaagagttaaataaaaCATCAGATGAGAAGACTTTTGCGGGGCAGCCTTCCTGCAGAAATTATTCTGATCCCACTCTGGAGGAAAATCCTTATACTAAAGGATGTTTTCCTCAGTATACCAACAGAAAAGACACCACAAGTCTCTTAAAAATGACATGGGGGAAGGTACGCACTCATTCCATGAGCCTTAATCAAGGGTTACATATGAACAGAGACAGAAAGGCAGCCAAACAATTGGGCTTCATAATGGCAGCATTTATGCTGTGCTGGAGTCCATATTTTGTATTCTTTATGGTCATGGCCTATTGTGACAGCTGTTACAATCGTCCTGTTCACATGTTTACTATTTGGCTTGGCTATGTAAATTCTACATTAAATCCATTTATATACCCACTCTGTAATGAGAACTTCAAAAAGGCTTTCAAAAAGATATTTCATATTAAAACCTAA